The nucleotide sequence AAAGGTGGTGGCCAGTGCCTGGGTATACTGGGCAATACTTTGTCCATCCACACCTGCACGAAACTGGTAGGCAGGTCGTTGGGTGGTGGGGCGAATATCCAGATAACCGGTGGCATTATCAAACACCATTTGTGCTGCGGGCGTTGCAGAAACCATGCCAGCAGTATTTCTGCCAGTGCGAATCGTGGAGATCATTTCCACATAAAAATCGCGACGGGGATATTTTTCATTCCCTTCCAGATTCACAATCGTGGAATAATTCCGCGACCAGCGATACTGGGCAAGGTGGGCCGCCATCTGGTAGTTTTTGATGTCGGTTTCCGATTTCTGAATGATCCCCTTGGTTTCCGGAGTCGTGGAAGTCCATTGCACCCGCTGTGTGTACAGCATGGTGGCCCACAGCAGCAGGGTAATGCTGGCCATGGTGAAGAGCATTACGAATGTTTTGCCAATAAACGCCATGAGTGGTGCACCTTCACTGCTCTGTTTAGTTGTTCGATTCCATGCGACGTAATTCTTTTTCCAGGCTCAGGACACTTTCCCGCAGATCCCGCAGATTTTTCTGAGCATCAAACAGTTGCTGCTGAACGACGGCCAGATCTTCCAGTGTCTTTTTGGCGTCTGCTTTCGCATTCACCAGATCATCACGCAGTTTGTCCCGTTCGGTAATCCGTTCCTGCAGCAGATTATTGTTTTCTTTGGTAATTGCCTGCTGGCGGGCGAGACTGGCTTCTGCAATCTGGAGTTTGCTGTCCAGTTCGCGGCTTTGCTGAACCAACCCGACATACTGGGAAAGAAATTGAGCTTCTTCCTGTGCCAGCAATTTCAACTGTCGCTGAGCAGCGGCTTCATATTCACTGGCTTGCGCTTCTGCCACCACAACATAGGTGGGCAGGCCCACAATTGTAGCAACGCGGCTGTGCCATGCTTTACGCGCGGTGGTCACTGGATTTGCCGGATCGATGAACAGGTGCCGATCAGCGTCAATATGGTAGAGCACGTGGGCAATCCGGCGTGCCTTTTCCCCCTGGGGATACCCTTTTTTTGCTTCCTTGGTGCGGGCAGGCAGAATCCCTTCCTCAAACTTCTGATTCAAAAGTGCTGCCGCACACTCATCTACTTTTTTCACCAGAGAAGTATCATCATTGGCAATCATTACCAATTGCGTTGCCGTTTTCAGTGCGGCCTGTTCCGAATCAGTTACTGCCAATCCGGTCAAATACTTTTCAACTGACACACGAGCGCCTTCAATCTGCTGTAAGTTGCTGAGTGGGTTCACCAGCAGATCAACGATATTGGCAAATATCTCTGCATCGACTGTGGCAAGTGCCACAATCGCGGCTTTATCCCCCGCACCGATGGCGGCGTTTTGGTTCAGTTTCGTTCGGACTTTCGCTACTTCCTGCTGAATGGTGCTGGCAGCCTGTGCGTCGCCAATCGCTACTGCGGAAGGTGCCTGGCCGTAGACATACAATTCAATTTCTTTGCGAAGCTGCAGAATCTGGGTATTGCGGGTTGCCACGTCGGCAATTGCCATCGGATCACCCAATTGCTGAATTTTCGCTAATAATTTCAACGCTTCCGTTTGGGCGGGTAACTGAGCGACCCCAGCCAGATCAACCCGGGCATAATCCCGACGGCGTGGGTCGAGCATATCAAACAATGCTGCAACACCATCCCGTTCCAACCCGGTGCGTGCCAGATTATTCAACAGCACCCGAGTGCGGTTCCTTTTGGCAGCATCGTCGGCCAGTGCGGCAATCGCGTCATTCACTTTTTTCTTCAGGCGGGTCATTTCTTCCGTCTGATCGGCAACAAAATCCCCACCGAAAACATCATCTCCAGGTGGGATAATTTTCTTTAAGGTGTCTTCTTTGACTGTTTCAATGAAAACTCCCTCATTTAATTGCATCTGAAAAGGCTTGTAACCTTCTGGCACGGTAGCACCCGCAGCAGCTTCCAATGGGATGCCTTGCATCACCACTTCATTTCGGAATGCTACATAGGACAGTTCCTGACGAACTTTCCAGTTTTCGAGCGCAAAATAGCCAAAAGCTCCCGCAGCGAGGAGGTTGAACAGAATTAGCAACTTCCCAAGGAGCCCCATGACCCATCTCCCAGTGCACTGTCGAGGATTCTCATTAAAATGGCAAAATCGCCATACACCAGCAAATCGGTGCCACCAATACTATTCGTGGGAATAGTAAGTTCATTTTAACCGATAAACTGCACGAATAAACCCTCTGGTTTATCTATTTTGTGATTTTGACCGAATTGGGGGCATTCGACAAGCAAAACTTACGAATGTTTTGTCAGGTAATTTCAAAATAGTCCGGTTAAATCGAACATGTGGATTATAGACGACCGATCAATCCATGTGCTAGACTACTACAAGAAGAATGTACTGGGGTGGGACTCGCATTCAAACATCCACCTGATTGTACTTTAATATAATTAATTTGATAACCAGTTGTTTATCTTTTGTTGGTTCCTAATCAACAACTTGTGAAACAAGGATTGCGAACTGGGTTTCGGAGCACCTACACGATGTCTACCAAGCCGAAAGCTCCGATGCTGCAGGAGTTGGGCGAATACGATATTATTTCGAAAATCGCCGAAGGGGGCATGGGGGCGGTATACAAAGGGAAGCACCGCACCACACAGGAAATTGTGGCAATCAAGGTGCTTCCTTCCGTTACTGCCCAGAATCCCGTGCTGGTGAAACGCTTTGAACAGGAATTTCGCACCGCCAAAGCTCTGAACCACCCAAATGTGGTCCGTGCAATCGCATATTGCGGCAATCCTCCCACCCCATATCTGGTGATGGAATTCGTTGATGGTGTTTCATTGGGTGCGATGGTCGACCGCGATGGACCCATGAAGGAAAAAGACGCCCTGCGGATTATTGCCCAGGTTTGCCAGGGACTGCACCGTGCCCACAAACAGAAACTGATTCACCGCGATGTGAAGCCGGACAACGTGCTGGTCAATCGGGAAGGACTCGCCAAGCTGACTGATATGGGCCTGGTGAAAGACATCGATAATGAAGTAAATCTCACAAAAACAGGCCGTGGGCTGGGCACCCCAAATTACATGGCACCGGAACAATTCCGCAACGCCAAGAACGTTGATGTGCGGTGCGACGTCTATTCTGCGGCAGCCACACTGTACACCATGGTTACAGGTGAAATTCCGTTTGGAAAAGTCAGTCCGCTGGATTGCTGGATGAAAAAAATCCGGAATGAACTGACAGCACCGCGTGATTTGAATCCCGCATTATCCGAACGGGTGGACTGGGCCATTCGTCGGGCGATGAGTGCCGATCCAGACAAACGACCCGCATCATGCAAAGAATTTATCGAAGATTTAACTGGCACCAGCATTCGCCCACAGTCGAAGGGGGGCACCCAGGAAAGCCAGAACGACATTTTCTATCTTTCCTACCAGGATGAAACAGGCGAAGCACACACCGTGAAAGGGTCTCCAGATGGGATTCGCAGAGCGATCCAGGAAGGTATTCTGGGAGACATTCGCCTGATCCGTGCGGGACGCTCGAAATCAGGCCCGTTTGCTGGCCTCGAAAGTTACGCAGAATTTCGCGATCTGGTCATCGAACCAGCACCGATGAACATCCCTGGCATGAAACCGATTGGGTCCGCACACTCTGCACCACCACCTGCGCAGACAGCTTCTCCAACGTACGATTATGCTCCTACAACGGCCCACCCTGTCAGTGCGTACGATGAACCCACGACTGCGTATCAGCCCCAAAGCACCCAAAAGCCGTTTTTTAATCTAACACCAAAGCAAACGTCAGAACAAGAAATCTCCACCCAATCCAGTTGGTGGGTTTGGGTGCTGATCGTGGGCCTGGGAATCCTGATTGCAGTTGGCACTGTTGTGCTGCTTCCGATGCTGAAAGGCTGATAGATTCTCATTTTATTCTCATTTCTTGCCTGACTTTTCCCGGCAATAACTTACATGTCAGCTAAATTTGCTCAAACCAGTCAATTCATAGCTGGCAGAATGGAGAATCTGGGCAATTTCCTTCCCACGCAATTATGCCAATTATCGTGAGATTGCCGGTTTTCTTCAAAGTCCGACCATTGCTAATTCCGAAGGTAATTCTGGAGAATCTTGTATTTCAGGCCGTGCGGGCTGTCCGCCCTACGGCGCTTTACCGGACTAGAAGTCCGAAGTGGGCATGTTATGAAGCGAACTGCGGCAGCATTCATGTTGCTCGCCGGCCTTGGCGGGTGCATGACGACCAAACAGAAAGATCAACCCGTTGGGGAGCAGCTTTCATTCGGTCGCGTTACACGTCCTGCACAAGTTGCAGGTGTTACTGGACCCTACGGCGAACCTTTCACGGTGAAACAAGCCAATCTGGTGGTGCGTGGCAAAGATGCAAATCTTCGCAACGCTGCCTACCAGGGTGATGGTGCCAACAACATCATGTTGGCAGGCGGTGCAGGTGGTTATGGTTCCCCGGGCCTGAAGGCTCGTGGTGGCTATGCACCTGTGGGTCCGGAAGGTCCTGGTTTTTACCCTGGCCGTGGCATTCTGCCCGTACCAGGTGCTGCACCGTTCGGTGCGGTGGCAGCCATTGGTGCCATGCCCCCAGGTGGGATGATGGCTCCCATCAACGCACGTACCAGCATTCGCTTTGGCGATCCTCTGGACATGAAAGTGGGCTGGATGAATCCAGACGGCACCGTCAAGGAAGCCCTGGTGACACCCGCACGGTACAATTTCCTGCAAGGTGGCATCTACCGCTTGAAATTGAGCAATATTCAAGGTCGACCCGGCCTGGAACTGTACCCCACGCTCGAAGTGAATCCTGCTTCTGAGAAATCAGCAGTATTCCTCGACCATAACTCGGTTCCATTGTCGTTCACCGATGATGACTTCGAGCAAGTGGCCGCTGGTCACTTCCTGGTGAAAGTGGTGTATCTGCCTCATCCTCAATTCCAGGATCTGGCCGATGTGGGTACGCCCGAAGTGATTTCGGTGCGACTGGAACCCGGAACCGATCCGATTGCCGAAGCCCGCCGTCGTGGTGATATTCTGCTGA is from Zavarzinella sp. and encodes:
- a CDS encoding protein kinase, with product MSTKPKAPMLQELGEYDIISKIAEGGMGAVYKGKHRTTQEIVAIKVLPSVTAQNPVLVKRFEQEFRTAKALNHPNVVRAIAYCGNPPTPYLVMEFVDGVSLGAMVDRDGPMKEKDALRIIAQVCQGLHRAHKQKLIHRDVKPDNVLVNREGLAKLTDMGLVKDIDNEVNLTKTGRGLGTPNYMAPEQFRNAKNVDVRCDVYSAAATLYTMVTGEIPFGKVSPLDCWMKKIRNELTAPRDLNPALSERVDWAIRRAMSADPDKRPASCKEFIEDLTGTSIRPQSKGGTQESQNDIFYLSYQDETGEAHTVKGSPDGIRRAIQEGILGDIRLIRAGRSKSGPFAGLESYAEFRDLVIEPAPMNIPGMKPIGSAHSAPPPAQTASPTYDYAPTTAHPVSAYDEPTTAYQPQSTQKPFFNLTPKQTSEQEISTQSSWWVWVLIVGLGILIAVGTVVLLPMLKG